In the genome of Colletes latitarsis isolate SP2378_abdomen chromosome 9, iyColLati1, whole genome shotgun sequence, one region contains:
- the Eff gene encoding ubiquitin-conjugating enzyme E2 eff, whose protein sequence is MALKRINKELQDLGRDPPAQCSAGPVGDDLFHWQATIMGPPDSPYQGGVFFLTIHFPTDYPFKPPKVAFTTRIYHPNINSNGSICLDILRSQWSPALTISKVLLSICSLLCDPNPDDPLVPEIARLYKTDREKYNELAREWTRKYAM, encoded by the exons GAACTTCAGGACCTTGGTAGAGATCCACCTGCACAATGCTCTGCTGGTCCTGTAGGAGATGATT TATTCCATTGGCAAGCAACTATAATGGGACCA ccTGACAGTCCATATCAAGGCGGAGTATTTTTCCTTACAATCCACTTCCCCACAGATTATCCATTCAAACCACCTAAA GTTGCTTTTACAACTAGAATTTATCATCCAAATATTAACAGTAATGGAAGTATTTGTTTGGATATTTTAAGATCGCAATGGTCCCCAGCACTCACCATATCAAAGG TGTTACTATCAATATGCTCCTTGCTCTGCGATCCAAATCCAGATGATCCTTTGGTACCAGAGATAGCAAGGTTATACAAAACTGACAGGGAGAAGTACAATGAATTGGCACGTGAATGGACGCGCAAGTATGCCATGTGA